The nucleotide sequence ATACGGGACAATGTCTCGCCGGATATGAGCCCGCAGTCCGTCGTCAAAGGCTGAAATACCTTGAAAGCGCACCCGTCCCCTTCCCTCTGCGGCCACTTGCACAAGGATCGGAGCAATAATGGCCTCCGAGCGGCCCGGAGTCACGAGCACGGCATGCATGCGCCCGGTCATGCCTTGCGAATGGTTAGCGTTCCTGCCGTCAATCCAGGCAGTACCGACAGACGATACTCGCCATCCAGCAACAGGTCAACAATACCGGGATGCCGATGTTCCTCATCCATGTCCGCTGCCAGCGGTAAATCTTCACGCTCATGAACCAGCAGAAGATCATCCAAGGCAAGGAACCGCTCCCAGATAACCCATCCCGTCGAGAATTGCAGACGGTACCGCCCCTCTTGGCTCAGCGGACATTCAAAGGCATCCAAACGGGTGTCACAATCAATGCGGTGGATAACTGGCGTGACCTCCTAGAATCGTACCATTGCGTTTGAGACCCTGGCGGGTAGAACCCGACCAGAAGTATGAAACGAAAGAGATACACCGAAGAGCAAATCGTGGCGCTCCTGCGCGAGGCAGACGAAGGCCGCAGCGTGGACGATGTTTGCCGCGAGCACAATGTGAGCAAAGCGAGCTTCCATCGTTGGAAGAGCAAGTACGGACAGATGGAGCTGCGCGATGTGAAGCGTCTGAAGGAGCTTGAGCGCGAGAACGCCGAGCTGAAGAAACTGGTGGCCGACCAGCTTTTGAACATCAAAGTACTGGAGCAGGTAAACGCAAAAAAATGGTAAGCCCGGGGCACAAGCGCGAAGCGGTGCGCGAGGTGGCCGAGTCGGGAACGTGCTCGTTACGGGCCGCCTGTCGGTATCTTCGTCTGCACTGGTCGAGCTTCTGCTACCGGGCTAAAACCGCCACCGACAAGATGGTTCGCCTCGTGCGTGCGATCATCGCGGTGAGCCGGACCAACCCGCGCTACGGTTATCGTCGCGTACGAGCGCTGCTGGCCAACGAAGGCTGGCAGGTCAGCCGCAAGCTGGTACAAAAGGTACGCCGGGCTGAAGGGCTGGGCGTGAAGCCGCCGCGCCCC is from Ruficoccus amylovorans and encodes:
- a CDS encoding transposase, which codes for MKRKRYTEEQIVALLREADEGRSVDDVCREHNVSKASFHRWKSKYGQMELRDVKRLKELERENAELKKLVADQLLNIKVLEQVNAKKW